One window of Alosa sapidissima isolate fAloSap1 chromosome 21, fAloSap1.pri, whole genome shotgun sequence genomic DNA carries:
- the mtdha gene encoding metadherin a isoform X1, producing the protein MATDWQGLAVQQAELISSRVREVLSLGVKFLKTELGVEIDVKPELCPSWIILSTVFIGLFVVAVLTWVAACSVGRKRRPIVSESNVSDVVEASVTKIIKTEEPKKKNKKKSIDKKPQPNGRTASEPPEEVKAAEDIPKPQTESKFDKVKKNKKKAKLEVKPTQAPLPSPEGKEPDEGNWETKVSNKERRQQRKKEKGPNDESPRGGDRSGHQGELATAAPTAFSGSRKNRDSAHAKAGKADSAVGQAPGTWTEVPSVNSRGWTDPTLKLGSAVSPSDSEKWSPMMKPSGHRNPEPLVWTQETDGGSWSSMDGRMKSELNPVNYVLGLNSGGEPMSQPAADLQWDSLASVDEWSSFRADGLAAVDPTSDWNAPTELWGNYEEPAVDITAPAAAPVSQQSIDSDDDKEKGDGGIAKSKKKKKKKKKQDEGDGSEMESGSSKPQAYAAMGEPGPGKQSTPPPAVQKKMEQNTEVPKQKKKARRET; encoded by the exons ATGGCAACGGACTGGCAAGGCCTGGCGGTGCAGCAAGCTGAACTAATTTCGAGCCGTGTACGTGAAGTCCTGTCCTTGGGAGTGAAGTTCCTAAAAACCGAGCTTGGAGTAGAAATAGACGTAAAGCCAGAGCTTTGCCCATCATGGATCATTCTCTCGACTGTATTTATCGGTCTGTTTGTGGTGGCTGTGCTTACGTGGGTAGCGGCCTGCAGCGTTGGAAGAAAGCGGAGACCCATCGTGAGTGAGAGTAACGTTAGTGATGTTGTGGAGGCCTCAGTGACCAAGATTATCAAAACCGAGGAACCCAAAAAGAAGAACAAGAAGAAATCAATCGACAAG AAACCTCAGCCAAACGGTCGGACTGCATCAGAACCACCCGAGGAAGTCAAAGCCGCTGAAGACATCCCCAAGCCGCAAACTGAGAGTAAATTTGACAAG gtgaagaaaaacaaaaagaaggcTAAACTTGAGGTTAAACCAACCCAGGCCCCTCTGCCATCACCGGAAGGCAAAGAGCCAGATGAAG GTAACTGGGAAACAAAGGTCAGCAACAAGGAGAGGCGacagcagcgcaagaaagaGAAAGGCCCAAACGATGAGAGTCCTAGAGGAGGGGACAGGAGTGGTCACCAGGGGGAGCTAGCTACAGCTGCACCAACAGCCTTCTCGGGATCCAGGAAGAACAGAG ATTCAGCACATGCTAAGGCTGGTAAGGCTGACTCTGCTGTGGGCCAAG CTCCTGGCACTTGGACTGAGGTGCCGTCGGTGAATAGCAGAGGATGGACTGACCCCACTTTGAAACTGGGATCAGCAGTGAGCCCTTCAGACAGTGAGAAGTGGTCACCCATGATGAAGCCATCTGGACACAGGAACCCTGAGCCACTGGTTTGGACCCAGGAGACGGATG GAGGGTCTTGGAGCAGCATGGACGGACGGATGAAGAGTGAACTCAACCCTGTGAACTATGTGTTGGGCCTGAACTCTG GTGGCGAGCCCATGTCCCAGCCAGCAGCAGACCTCCAGTGGGACAGTTTAGCCAGTGTTGACGAGTGGTCCAGCTTCA gggcagaTGGTTTGGCTGCAGTGGACCCCACCTCTGATTGGAATGCCCCGACAGAGTTGTGGGGAAATTATGAGGAGCCGGCAGTGGACATTactgccccagcagcagcaccggtCAGCCAGCAG TCAATAGACTCAGATGATGACAAAGAGAAGGGTGATGGAGGAATCGCAAAatccaagaagaagaagaaaaagaagaagaaacaagATGAGGGTGATGGATCAGAGATG GAGAGTGGCTCATCCAAACCACAGGCATACGCAGCTATGGGAGAGCCAGGACCTGGCAAACAGAGCACACCTCCTCCAGCAGTtcaga AAAAAATGGAACAGAATACAGAAGTTCCTAAGCAGAAGAAGAAGGCCAGAAGAGAGACATGA
- the mtdha gene encoding metadherin a isoform X2 has product MATDWQGLAVQQAELISSRVREVLSLGVKFLKTELGVEIDVKPELCPSWIILSTVFIGLFVVAVLTWVAACSVGRKRRPIVSESNVSDVVEASVTKIIKTEEPKKKNKKKSIDKKPQPNGRTASEPPEEVKAAEDIPKPQTESKFDKVKKNKKKAKLEVKPTQAPLPSPEGKEPDEGNWETKVSNKERRQQRKKEKGPNDESPRGGDRSGHQGELATAAPTAFSGSRKNRDSAHAKAGKADSAVGQAPGTWTEVPSVNSRGWTDPTLKLGSAVSPSDSEKWSPMMKPSGHRNPEPLVWTQETDGGSWSSMDGRMKSELNPVNYVLGLNSGGEPMSQPAADLQWDSLASVDEWSSFNGLAAVDPTSDWNAPTELWGNYEEPAVDITAPAAAPVSQQSIDSDDDKEKGDGGIAKSKKKKKKKKKQDEGDGSEMESGSSKPQAYAAMGEPGPGKQSTPPPAVQKKMEQNTEVPKQKKKARRET; this is encoded by the exons ATGGCAACGGACTGGCAAGGCCTGGCGGTGCAGCAAGCTGAACTAATTTCGAGCCGTGTACGTGAAGTCCTGTCCTTGGGAGTGAAGTTCCTAAAAACCGAGCTTGGAGTAGAAATAGACGTAAAGCCAGAGCTTTGCCCATCATGGATCATTCTCTCGACTGTATTTATCGGTCTGTTTGTGGTGGCTGTGCTTACGTGGGTAGCGGCCTGCAGCGTTGGAAGAAAGCGGAGACCCATCGTGAGTGAGAGTAACGTTAGTGATGTTGTGGAGGCCTCAGTGACCAAGATTATCAAAACCGAGGAACCCAAAAAGAAGAACAAGAAGAAATCAATCGACAAG AAACCTCAGCCAAACGGTCGGACTGCATCAGAACCACCCGAGGAAGTCAAAGCCGCTGAAGACATCCCCAAGCCGCAAACTGAGAGTAAATTTGACAAG gtgaagaaaaacaaaaagaaggcTAAACTTGAGGTTAAACCAACCCAGGCCCCTCTGCCATCACCGGAAGGCAAAGAGCCAGATGAAG GTAACTGGGAAACAAAGGTCAGCAACAAGGAGAGGCGacagcagcgcaagaaagaGAAAGGCCCAAACGATGAGAGTCCTAGAGGAGGGGACAGGAGTGGTCACCAGGGGGAGCTAGCTACAGCTGCACCAACAGCCTTCTCGGGATCCAGGAAGAACAGAG ATTCAGCACATGCTAAGGCTGGTAAGGCTGACTCTGCTGTGGGCCAAG CTCCTGGCACTTGGACTGAGGTGCCGTCGGTGAATAGCAGAGGATGGACTGACCCCACTTTGAAACTGGGATCAGCAGTGAGCCCTTCAGACAGTGAGAAGTGGTCACCCATGATGAAGCCATCTGGACACAGGAACCCTGAGCCACTGGTTTGGACCCAGGAGACGGATG GAGGGTCTTGGAGCAGCATGGACGGACGGATGAAGAGTGAACTCAACCCTGTGAACTATGTGTTGGGCCTGAACTCTG GTGGCGAGCCCATGTCCCAGCCAGCAGCAGACCTCCAGTGGGACAGTTTAGCCAGTGTTGACGAGTGGTCCAGCTTCA aTGGTTTGGCTGCAGTGGACCCCACCTCTGATTGGAATGCCCCGACAGAGTTGTGGGGAAATTATGAGGAGCCGGCAGTGGACATTactgccccagcagcagcaccggtCAGCCAGCAG TCAATAGACTCAGATGATGACAAAGAGAAGGGTGATGGAGGAATCGCAAAatccaagaagaagaagaaaaagaagaagaaacaagATGAGGGTGATGGATCAGAGATG GAGAGTGGCTCATCCAAACCACAGGCATACGCAGCTATGGGAGAGCCAGGACCTGGCAAACAGAGCACACCTCCTCCAGCAGTtcaga AAAAAATGGAACAGAATACAGAAGTTCCTAAGCAGAAGAAGAAGGCCAGAAGAGAGACATGA
- the mtdha gene encoding metadherin a isoform X3 encodes MATDWQGLAVQQAELISSRVREVLSLGVKFLKTELGVEIDVKPELCPSWIILSTVFIGLFVVAVLTWVAACSVGRKRRPIVSESNVSDVVEASVTKIIKTEEPKKKNKKKSIDKKPQPNGRTASEPPEEVKAAEDIPKPQTESKFDKVKKNKKKAKLEVKPTQAPLPSPEGKEPDEGNWETKVSNKERRQQRKKEKGPNDESPRGGDRSGHQGELATAAPTAFSGSRKNRDSAHAKAGKADSAVGQAPGTWTEVPSVNSRGWTDPTLKLGSAVSPSDSEKWSPMMKPSGHRNPEPLVWTQETDGGSWSSMDGRMKSELNPVNYVLGLNSGGEPMSQPAADLQWDSLASVDEWSSFRADGLAAVDPTSDWNAPTELWGNYEEPAVDITAPAAAPVSQQSIDSDDDKEKGDGGIAKSKKKKKKKKKQDEGDGSEMESGSSKPQAYAAMGEPGPGKQSTPPPAVQSEKNGTEYRSS; translated from the exons ATGGCAACGGACTGGCAAGGCCTGGCGGTGCAGCAAGCTGAACTAATTTCGAGCCGTGTACGTGAAGTCCTGTCCTTGGGAGTGAAGTTCCTAAAAACCGAGCTTGGAGTAGAAATAGACGTAAAGCCAGAGCTTTGCCCATCATGGATCATTCTCTCGACTGTATTTATCGGTCTGTTTGTGGTGGCTGTGCTTACGTGGGTAGCGGCCTGCAGCGTTGGAAGAAAGCGGAGACCCATCGTGAGTGAGAGTAACGTTAGTGATGTTGTGGAGGCCTCAGTGACCAAGATTATCAAAACCGAGGAACCCAAAAAGAAGAACAAGAAGAAATCAATCGACAAG AAACCTCAGCCAAACGGTCGGACTGCATCAGAACCACCCGAGGAAGTCAAAGCCGCTGAAGACATCCCCAAGCCGCAAACTGAGAGTAAATTTGACAAG gtgaagaaaaacaaaaagaaggcTAAACTTGAGGTTAAACCAACCCAGGCCCCTCTGCCATCACCGGAAGGCAAAGAGCCAGATGAAG GTAACTGGGAAACAAAGGTCAGCAACAAGGAGAGGCGacagcagcgcaagaaagaGAAAGGCCCAAACGATGAGAGTCCTAGAGGAGGGGACAGGAGTGGTCACCAGGGGGAGCTAGCTACAGCTGCACCAACAGCCTTCTCGGGATCCAGGAAGAACAGAG ATTCAGCACATGCTAAGGCTGGTAAGGCTGACTCTGCTGTGGGCCAAG CTCCTGGCACTTGGACTGAGGTGCCGTCGGTGAATAGCAGAGGATGGACTGACCCCACTTTGAAACTGGGATCAGCAGTGAGCCCTTCAGACAGTGAGAAGTGGTCACCCATGATGAAGCCATCTGGACACAGGAACCCTGAGCCACTGGTTTGGACCCAGGAGACGGATG GAGGGTCTTGGAGCAGCATGGACGGACGGATGAAGAGTGAACTCAACCCTGTGAACTATGTGTTGGGCCTGAACTCTG GTGGCGAGCCCATGTCCCAGCCAGCAGCAGACCTCCAGTGGGACAGTTTAGCCAGTGTTGACGAGTGGTCCAGCTTCA gggcagaTGGTTTGGCTGCAGTGGACCCCACCTCTGATTGGAATGCCCCGACAGAGTTGTGGGGAAATTATGAGGAGCCGGCAGTGGACATTactgccccagcagcagcaccggtCAGCCAGCAG TCAATAGACTCAGATGATGACAAAGAGAAGGGTGATGGAGGAATCGCAAAatccaagaagaagaagaaaaagaagaagaaacaagATGAGGGTGATGGATCAGAGATG GAGAGTGGCTCATCCAAACCACAGGCATACGCAGCTATGGGAGAGCCAGGACCTGGCAAACAGAGCACACCTCCTCCAGCAGTtcagagtga AAAAAATGGAACAGAATACAGAAGTTCCTAA